ACGCCGGACAGGTCGTGGGAAACGGTGAGCAGGGTTATGTCCATCTCTTTCCGCAGGTCCCGGATCATCCGTACGAATTTGTCCTGTATGCAGACATCCAGGCCGGTCGTTGCCTCATCAAGCACAAGCAGGTCCGGCCTCTTCACCAATGCCTTGGCGATGAAGATCCGCTGCTTCTGACCCCCAGAGAGCTGGGATATCTTCCTCTTCTTGTAGGGTTCCAGTCCAACCAGATGTATTGCGTTTTCCACCGCCTTCTTATCGTCCTTGGTAAGACGGCGGCCCAGCCGGCTTCTTCTGATGCAGCCCAGGGACACGATCTCCTCTACGGTGGCCGGGAATATCGGGTCGAACTGGATCGCGGTCTGTGCCACATACCCGATGCGTTCGAACGAATGGAAGCTGTGAACGTCCTCTCCGAAAAGCGATATCGTCCCATGCGCGATCGGTGTATTGCCAAGAATGGCATTCAACAGAGTTGTCTTACCGCCTCCGTTGGGGCCGACGATGCCGACTACGTCGCCCTTCTTGACCTTCATGGAGACGTTCTCCAGTATGACATTGTTCCCGTACTTCACTGACACATCCTCGAGCTCGACCACGCTATCGGTCAAATGTTCAATTGGCATTATCTAACCTCCAAACCGATCTGCAAAGCAGCTAGGTTTGTGTACATTATCTGGAAATAGTCCATGTGGGCATGGGCTCCGCTCCGTCCGTGCAGCGCATCGAGTATGAGCACCGTGCAATGGGTCTCGGAGGCTATGGTCTGAATGACCGCGTCGTTGTATATCGGTTCAGCGAAAACGTAATGGAGCCCCATGGTCTGGACGTCCTGCACCAGATTGGCAATGTCCTTGGCACTGGGTTGGGCATCGGCGCTTATGCCGACCGCCCCATGGTCTACGAGCCCGTATCTCTTTGCCAGATAGTTGAACCCCTCATGCGTGGTGATGAAGTCGTTCTTGGTCCGGTTCTGCAGGCCCAAGACATAATCCTGTTTTAGCTTGTCCAACCTGTTATTGAGGTCGACGGCGTTGGCCTGGTAGAATGTGGCATTGGCAGGGTCATTGGACTCCAGTGAATGAGCGATTTCTTCGACCTGGATCTTGGCGTCGATGGGGTCCATCCAGAAATGGGGGTCTGCTTGCCCGGTCTGATTGACACCCGCGCTGGTATCCACCACGCTGGCC
The DNA window shown above is from Methanomassiliicoccales archaeon and carries:
- a CDS encoding metal ABC transporter ATP-binding protein yields the protein MPIEHLTDSVVELEDVSVKYGNNVILENVSMKVKKGDVVGIVGPNGGGKTTLLNAILGNTPIAHGTISLFGEDVHSFHSFERIGYVAQTAIQFDPIFPATVEEIVSLGCIRRSRLGRRLTKDDKKAVENAIHLVGLEPYKKRKISQLSGGQKQRIFIAKALVKRPDLLVLDEATTGLDVCIQDKFVRMIRDLRKEMDITLLTVSHDLSGVLCQANKLAVVNRKVYFEDIVEGEDPTTMLRQAYGPHFTFMFHHDHHECDIDHPIPIKGA
- a CDS encoding zinc ABC transporter substrate-binding protein yields the protein MGIPEEYRGVVAITMASLLVLAGSFVVFTTTAGYTSTGKLEVVASFYPLYYFADQVGKDRIDLLMLIPDNAEPHSWEPKASDIFKIHNADVFIYNGGGFEPWLASFLPNLKTGASVVDTSAGVNQTGQADPHFWMDPIDAKIQVEEIAHSLESNDPANATFYQANAVDLNNRLDKLKQDYVLGLQNRTKNDFITTHEGFNYLAKRYGLVDHGAVGISADAQPSAKDIANLVQDVQTMGLHYVFAEPIYNDAVIQTIASETHCTVLILDALHGRSGAHAHMDYFQIMYTNLAALQIGLEVR